The Prosthecobacter algae genome has a segment encoding these proteins:
- a CDS encoding EVE domain-containing protein, whose protein sequence is MRYWLLKSEPDVFSFDDLKKRPKKTEPWNGVRNYQVRNMMRDEMALGDLGFFYHSSCPVPGIAGIVKIVKEAYPDHTQFDPSSEYFDQGSKLEEPRWLMVDVKWEAAFKTFVSLEMLRAEPALADMLILRKGNRLSITAVEPKHWEKICELGGL, encoded by the coding sequence ATGCGTTACTGGCTGCTCAAATCCGAACCCGACGTTTTCTCCTTCGACGACCTGAAAAAGCGCCCGAAGAAAACCGAACCCTGGAATGGCGTGCGTAACTACCAGGTGCGCAACATGATGCGCGACGAAATGGCCCTGGGCGACCTCGGGTTCTTCTACCACAGCAGTTGCCCCGTCCCCGGCATTGCTGGCATCGTCAAGATCGTCAAAGAAGCCTACCCCGACCACACTCAGTTTGATCCCTCCTCCGAATACTTTGACCAAGGAAGCAAGCTGGAAGAACCCCGCTGGCTGATGGTGGATGTAAAATGGGAAGCCGCCTTCAAGACATTCGTCTCCCTGGAAATGCTGCGCGCCGAGCCAGCGCTGGCTGACATGCTGATCCTGCGCAAAGGCAACCGCCTTTCCATCACCGCTGTGGAGCCGAAGCACTGGGAAAAGATCTGCGAGCTGGGTGGGCTATAG
- a CDS encoding sulfatase, with translation MSLRRLFFSALVLLPCALISAAKPNLILINIDDLGYADIGPFGSSNATPHLDRIAKEGMKLTSHYAAPVCSPSRASLLTGCYPKRVLPIPHVLFPGAAVGLSGDETTIAEVLKEAGYKTACVGKWHVGDQPEFLPTAQGFDSYYGIPYSNDMGPGADGSKSNPGKPLPQPKGKAKKKAAAVNDETGIKGPTQPPLPLLENNNVIERVKAEEQFTVTQRYTDKVCDIIRQHKEGPFFIYMPHTAVHFPLYPSKEFMGKSPNGLLGDWVQEVDASVGQVLKVLRELKLDTNTLVVFTSDNGGSIPHGSNNQPLRGSKGQTYEGGIRVCTLAWWPGQVPSGSRTEEVTSHMDWLPTFAALAEAKLPTRKLDGKDLSPLLQGKKGATGHDVFHYYRGFKMEAIRAGAWKLHLDKGELYDLGQDIAEEKNVADQYPDEVKRLRALADEMKNDLGLDGPEAPGVRPLGRVANPQPLISADGTVRAGFDGVVKKLP, from the coding sequence ATGAGTTTGCGCCGCCTGTTTTTCTCCGCTCTTGTTCTGCTTCCCTGTGCCTTGATCAGTGCCGCGAAGCCTAACCTCATTCTCATCAACATCGACGATTTGGGCTATGCCGATATCGGCCCGTTTGGCTCCAGCAATGCCACGCCGCATCTGGATCGCATCGCGAAGGAGGGGATGAAGCTGACCAGTCACTATGCGGCCCCGGTTTGCAGTCCTTCGCGGGCTTCTTTGCTGACGGGGTGCTACCCCAAGCGGGTGCTACCGATCCCTCATGTTCTGTTCCCCGGCGCTGCGGTGGGCCTGAGCGGGGATGAAACGACGATCGCGGAGGTCTTGAAAGAAGCGGGCTATAAAACTGCCTGCGTCGGCAAATGGCACGTGGGGGACCAGCCCGAGTTTCTGCCCACCGCGCAGGGTTTCGACAGCTACTACGGCATCCCTTATTCCAACGACATGGGCCCCGGGGCGGATGGTTCCAAAAGCAATCCTGGGAAGCCGCTGCCGCAGCCAAAAGGGAAGGCAAAAAAGAAAGCGGCGGCCGTGAATGATGAGACGGGGATTAAGGGCCCCACGCAGCCGCCGCTGCCGTTGCTGGAGAATAACAACGTGATCGAACGAGTGAAAGCGGAGGAGCAGTTCACCGTGACTCAGCGTTACACGGACAAGGTGTGTGATATCATCCGCCAGCACAAGGAGGGGCCTTTCTTTATCTACATGCCGCATACAGCGGTGCACTTCCCGCTTTATCCTTCGAAGGAGTTCATGGGTAAGTCGCCGAATGGTTTGTTAGGCGACTGGGTGCAAGAAGTGGATGCGAGTGTGGGCCAGGTGCTCAAGGTGCTACGGGAGCTTAAGCTAGACACGAACACGCTGGTCGTTTTCACCAGTGACAATGGGGGCTCGATCCCCCATGGATCGAACAACCAGCCGTTGCGAGGCAGCAAAGGCCAGACCTACGAGGGTGGCATCCGCGTCTGCACCCTGGCTTGGTGGCCGGGGCAAGTGCCCTCTGGCTCAAGGACCGAAGAAGTCACCAGCCACATGGACTGGCTGCCCACCTTTGCCGCCCTTGCCGAGGCGAAGCTGCCCACGCGCAAGCTGGACGGCAAAGATCTATCTCCTCTGCTTCAGGGTAAAAAAGGTGCCACAGGGCATGATGTGTTTCATTACTACCGAGGTTTTAAGATGGAGGCCATCCGCGCTGGGGCGTGGAAGCTGCATCTGGACAAAGGGGAGTTGTATGACCTGGGCCAGGACATCGCCGAAGAGAAAAATGTCGCGGATCAATACCCCGACGAAGTCAAACGCCTGCGCGCACTGGCCGATGAGATGAAAAACGATTTGGGCCTGGATGGGCCCGAGGCCCCAGGTGTGCGCCCGCTGGGCCGTGTGGCGAATCCTCAACCTCTTATCAGTGCCGATGGCACTGTGCGGGCGGGTTTCGATGGCGTGGTGAAAAAGCTGCCTTGA
- a CDS encoding SDR family oxidoreductase, translating to MSSQDPAPISPPIALITGGAGDLAQAIRAELEAQGWQVHAPSRAQMDVTDKAQVQAVMGSLPRLDLLIHNAGFLRDASLLKMTERDFHEVLQVHLKGAFLTAQAALKIMVKQRQGHIVTIGSFSALSAPAGQANYAAAKAGLIALTQSLAAEYGPRNIRANCVLPGFLETKMSQPLLEKQRPQIEAAHALGRLNTPQEAARYIAFLHTMENVSGQVFQLDSRVRRWV from the coding sequence GTGTCTTCCCAAGATCCGGCTCCCATCTCGCCCCCCATCGCTCTCATCACCGGGGGCGCAGGAGATTTGGCTCAGGCCATCCGTGCTGAGCTAGAGGCTCAAGGGTGGCAAGTGCATGCGCCGAGCCGCGCCCAAATGGACGTGACGGACAAGGCCCAGGTGCAGGCCGTTATGGGATCGCTGCCACGCCTGGACTTGCTCATTCACAATGCTGGTTTCTTGCGCGATGCCAGCCTGCTGAAGATGACGGAGAGGGACTTTCACGAGGTGCTGCAAGTGCATCTAAAAGGGGCGTTTCTCACAGCTCAGGCCGCGCTCAAAATCATGGTCAAGCAGCGCCAAGGGCACATCGTGACGATTGGTTCCTTCAGCGCCTTGTCAGCTCCTGCAGGACAGGCGAACTATGCGGCGGCAAAGGCGGGGCTGATCGCGCTGACTCAAAGTTTAGCGGCAGAATACGGGCCGAGAAACATCCGCGCTAACTGCGTGCTGCCGGGTTTTCTGGAAACGAAAATGAGCCAGCCTTTGTTGGAGAAACAGCGTCCGCAGATCGAGGCCGCGCATGCCCTGGGGCGGCTCAACACCCCGCAGGAGGCTGCACGTTACATTGCCTTTCTGCACACGATGGAAAACGTCAGTGGCCAGGTTTTCCAGCTTGATAGCCGGGTGCGTCGTTGGGTTTGA
- a CDS encoding S41 family peptidase, producing MRNVLASCIYLAAGLSLQAASPVAAPAPAAPTPPKPAATTPAVPKKEDAPAKAAAVKPQTPAPKPPPQDAYRQMELLTRAMETIRQSYVDESKITYEELVEGALEGMLRRLDPHCEYMGRSLFEDMQREQSDTSEGVGITVSLRDGTLTIITVRDDGPAARAGVLAGDQMVRIGDVLTDSVGVAEAVQLLQGKAGDSMKLTVRRPGTRQFLEFNLVRETLTETSVHDSMLLVPKLAGDYKVGYARISQYTQSTTRDLSESLDELEKAGMQAFVLDLRNNPGGLLDSAVAVCGEFLPEGTVVVTTEGRIASQNPPPYRTPTRDGKKPRRYPIAVLINHGSASAAEITAGALQDLKRAIVVGTTSFGKGSVQSILPMKNGAAMRLTTAKYYTPSHRTIHEHGVEPNIVSVLTTDEEMKVAKWRNNHGTGEAAAIEIANLGDRQLERAVDALKGVLVFDSFQAKAKPVALPDVPRALPAKEDAP from the coding sequence ATGCGCAATGTTTTGGCTTCTTGCATCTACTTGGCCGCAGGCCTCAGCCTCCAGGCAGCCAGCCCGGTGGCCGCACCCGCCCCGGCGGCTCCAACGCCGCCCAAGCCTGCCGCCACCACCCCTGCCGTTCCTAAAAAGGAGGACGCGCCAGCGAAAGCCGCTGCGGTGAAACCGCAGACCCCAGCACCCAAACCGCCGCCGCAGGATGCATACCGGCAGATGGAACTGCTAACGCGGGCCATGGAAACCATCCGCCAGAGTTATGTGGATGAGTCCAAAATCACCTATGAGGAGCTGGTGGAGGGCGCATTGGAAGGCATGCTGCGCCGCCTGGATCCCCACTGCGAATACATGGGCCGCAGTCTCTTTGAGGACATGCAGCGGGAGCAGAGCGATACCTCCGAAGGCGTGGGCATCACCGTTTCCTTACGGGACGGAACACTGACGATCATCACCGTCCGCGATGACGGCCCCGCTGCCCGTGCCGGGGTGCTGGCCGGGGATCAGATGGTGCGCATCGGCGATGTGCTGACGGACAGCGTGGGCGTGGCCGAGGCGGTGCAACTTCTGCAAGGCAAGGCAGGCGACAGCATGAAACTCACCGTGCGCCGTCCAGGCACGCGGCAGTTTCTGGAGTTCAATCTGGTGCGGGAAACGCTGACGGAGACGTCCGTTCATGATTCCATGCTGCTGGTGCCAAAGCTGGCAGGTGATTACAAAGTGGGGTATGCCCGCATCTCACAGTACACTCAATCCACCACGAGGGACCTGAGCGAATCATTGGATGAACTGGAAAAGGCAGGCATGCAGGCCTTCGTGCTAGATCTTCGCAATAACCCTGGCGGCCTGCTGGATAGCGCCGTTGCCGTTTGCGGGGAGTTCCTGCCCGAAGGCACGGTGGTGGTGACGACGGAGGGCCGCATCGCCTCCCAAAATCCACCGCCTTACCGCACACCGACACGCGATGGCAAAAAGCCGCGCCGTTACCCCATCGCTGTGCTCATCAATCATGGAAGTGCCAGTGCGGCCGAAATCACCGCAGGGGCTTTGCAGGATCTGAAACGCGCCATCGTGGTGGGCACCACCAGCTTCGGCAAAGGCTCCGTCCAGAGCATTCTGCCGATGAAAAACGGTGCCGCCATGCGACTCACGACGGCTAAATATTACACCCCGAGCCATCGCACCATCCACGAACATGGGGTGGAGCCTAACATTGTGTCTGTTCTCACCACGGATGAAGAAATGAAGGTGGCCAAGTGGCGCAACAATCACGGTACGGGGGAGGCGGCGGCCATCGAGATCGCCAATCTGGGCGACCGCCAACTGGAGCGCGCGGTGGATGCATTGAAGGGCGTGCTCGTTTTCGATTCATTCCAGGCCAAGGCGAAACCCGTGGCCCTGCCGGATGTGCCGCGTGCGCTGCCCGCCAAGGAAGATGCGCCTTAA
- a CDS encoding sulfite oxidase, giving the protein MDFPAPQPHLPLTGPRPLPREATPEQPAPALNRRGFMSRLSLASMSAALGAEIVFGDQMPAGLVPAALGQSAAPQAIPGKEALSVFNNRPLVAETPAHLLDDEITPAKYLFVRNNGLAPAPEQLNPENWTLEIAGESCVKPVTLTLKELKEKFTQHTLQMVLECAGNGRSEFNPPATGNQWTTGGVGCPTWTGVRLRDVLEYAGIKPDAVYIGYYGADLHLSGDIKKSSISRGVPIKKALEDESLLVFAMNGEDLPLENGHPLRLMFGGWAASTCGKWVKRIVIRDREHDGEKMKGHSYRMPRYPVAPGTKVPAEDMDIIAAMPVKSLVTFPKSGSTHPTADFLSIRGHAWTGEGDISEVHVSLDFGITWHEADLRPASNRYAWQHWKAELKLPQRGYYEIWARATDSQGRSQPMVLPGWNPEGYLNNTCHRVAIQAI; this is encoded by the coding sequence ATGGATTTTCCCGCCCCTCAGCCGCATCTCCCCCTTACGGGCCCGCGCCCGCTTCCCCGTGAAGCGACCCCGGAGCAGCCTGCCCCCGCGCTGAACCGCCGTGGATTCATGAGCCGGCTCAGTCTCGCCTCCATGAGCGCCGCGCTCGGGGCCGAGATTGTGTTTGGCGACCAAATGCCCGCTGGGCTCGTCCCCGCCGCTTTGGGTCAAAGCGCAGCTCCCCAGGCCATTCCTGGCAAAGAGGCCCTCTCAGTCTTTAACAATCGTCCCCTCGTCGCCGAAACGCCCGCCCACCTACTGGATGACGAGATCACCCCGGCCAAGTACCTCTTCGTCCGCAACAACGGTCTGGCCCCAGCGCCCGAGCAGTTGAACCCCGAAAACTGGACCCTGGAAATCGCCGGCGAAAGCTGCGTAAAACCCGTCACGCTCACTCTCAAGGAGCTGAAGGAAAAGTTCACGCAGCACACCCTGCAGATGGTACTGGAGTGCGCAGGCAATGGCCGCAGTGAATTCAATCCGCCCGCCACGGGCAATCAATGGACCACCGGCGGAGTCGGCTGCCCGACCTGGACGGGCGTTCGCTTGCGCGATGTCCTGGAGTATGCAGGCATCAAGCCCGACGCTGTTTACATCGGCTACTACGGGGCCGATTTGCACCTTTCCGGCGATATCAAAAAGTCCTCCATCTCCCGCGGTGTCCCGATCAAAAAAGCGCTGGAGGATGAGTCCCTCCTCGTCTTTGCCATGAATGGCGAAGATCTGCCTCTGGAAAATGGCCACCCGCTGCGGCTGATGTTCGGCGGTTGGGCAGCCTCGACCTGTGGCAAGTGGGTGAAGCGAATCGTCATCCGCGACCGCGAGCATGATGGGGAAAAAATGAAGGGCCACTCCTATCGCATGCCGCGTTATCCCGTAGCCCCCGGCACCAAGGTCCCCGCTGAGGACATGGACATCATCGCCGCCATGCCCGTGAAGTCCCTGGTCACCTTCCCCAAATCCGGCAGCACCCACCCCACGGCAGATTTCCTCAGCATCCGAGGTCATGCCTGGACAGGCGAGGGCGACATTAGCGAAGTACACGTCTCGCTGGATTTTGGCATCACCTGGCATGAGGCCGATCTACGCCCCGCGAGCAATCGCTACGCCTGGCAGCACTGGAAGGCGGAGCTGAAACTGCCCCAAAGAGGCTACTACGAGATCTGGGCCCGCGCCACCGATAGCCAAGGCCGAAGCCAGCCCATGGTACTGCCCGGCTGGAACCCTGAAGGTTACCTCAACAACACCTGCCATCGGGTCGCCATCCAGGCCATCTAA
- a CDS encoding NADPH-dependent assimilatory sulfite reductase hemoprotein subunit produces the protein MSEKQLSANEGIKTRSNYLRGTIAEGLADLSTGSLCEDDQQLIKFHGSYQQDDRDLRPDRRKHRLEKAFSFMLRIRVPGGVSTSEQWLQTDRLADTYANGTIKLTTRQAFQLHGIIKSNLKRTIKEINDAAMDTIAACGDVNRNVMCNPNPYLSSVHADVLQAAKDISAHLTPATRAYHEIWLDGEKVQSTEEEVEPIYGKTYLPRKFKITIAVPPSNDVDIFANCLSFIAIVEDGKLVGYNVAVGGGMGSTHGNEATYPRIADVIGFCTKEQVVDVAEKVVLVQRDFGDRTDRKHSRFKYTVDDHGPEWILAKLNEYLGYKLGPVRPYVFADNGDRFGWVEDETGDSHYTLFVEGGRVLDTDGYPMRTGLREIAKIHDGDFRLTANQNLMIAKVSPAKRSQIEALLEKYGMAKSHEQSALRLSTIACVALPTCALALAEAERFLPTIVTQLEEKLEEVGLRHDSITMRMTGCPNGCGRPFISEIGFVGFGPDRYNVYLGGGHAGERLSKLFRKDVPSKDIKPLLDPILEHYSKERLDGEHFGDFVIRAGYVAATVQGPDFHKNIKPEAVALNS, from the coding sequence ATGAGCGAAAAGCAACTCTCTGCCAATGAAGGCATCAAGACCCGGTCGAATTACCTGCGCGGCACCATCGCCGAAGGTCTGGCCGATCTGTCCACGGGCTCCCTTTGCGAAGACGATCAGCAGTTGATCAAATTCCACGGCAGCTACCAGCAGGACGACCGTGACCTGCGCCCAGACCGCCGCAAGCATCGCCTGGAGAAAGCCTTCTCCTTCATGCTGCGCATCCGCGTCCCCGGCGGTGTTTCCACCTCCGAACAATGGCTGCAGACGGATCGCCTGGCAGATACCTATGCCAATGGCACCATCAAGCTGACCACCCGCCAGGCCTTCCAGCTCCACGGCATCATCAAGTCCAACTTGAAGCGCACGATCAAGGAGATCAACGACGCGGCCATGGACACCATCGCAGCCTGCGGTGACGTGAACCGGAATGTGATGTGCAATCCGAACCCTTACCTGTCCAGCGTGCATGCCGACGTGCTCCAGGCTGCGAAGGACATCTCTGCCCATCTCACCCCCGCCACCCGTGCTTATCACGAGATCTGGCTGGATGGTGAAAAGGTGCAAAGCACCGAGGAAGAAGTGGAGCCGATCTATGGCAAAACCTACCTGCCTCGTAAGTTCAAGATCACCATCGCCGTGCCACCGAGCAATGACGTGGACATCTTCGCCAACTGCCTCTCTTTCATCGCCATCGTCGAAGACGGCAAGCTCGTCGGCTACAACGTCGCCGTTGGCGGCGGCATGGGCTCCACCCATGGCAACGAAGCCACCTACCCCCGCATCGCGGATGTCATCGGTTTCTGCACCAAGGAGCAGGTCGTGGACGTGGCAGAAAAAGTCGTCCTCGTGCAGCGTGACTTTGGGGACCGCACGGACCGCAAGCACTCCCGCTTCAAGTACACGGTCGATGACCACGGCCCAGAGTGGATCCTGGCCAAGCTGAACGAATACCTCGGCTACAAACTCGGCCCGGTGCGCCCCTACGTATTTGCGGACAATGGCGATCGCTTCGGCTGGGTGGAAGATGAAACTGGCGATTCCCACTACACCCTCTTTGTCGAAGGTGGACGTGTGCTGGATACCGATGGTTACCCCATGCGCACCGGCCTGCGTGAGATCGCCAAGATCCATGACGGTGACTTCCGCCTTACGGCGAACCAGAACCTCATGATCGCCAAGGTCTCCCCGGCCAAGCGCTCCCAGATCGAAGCTTTGCTGGAAAAATACGGCATGGCCAAGAGTCACGAGCAGAGCGCGCTGCGTCTCTCCACCATCGCCTGCGTGGCTCTGCCCACCTGTGCCCTGGCCCTGGCCGAGGCAGAACGCTTCTTGCCCACCATCGTCACCCAGCTCGAAGAGAAGCTGGAGGAAGTCGGCCTGCGCCATGACTCCATCACCATGCGCATGACTGGCTGCCCCAACGGGTGCGGACGTCCCTTCATCTCGGAAATCGGCTTCGTCGGTTTCGGTCCAGACCGCTACAACGTCTATCTGGGCGGTGGTCACGCGGGTGAGCGCCTCAGCAAGCTCTTCCGCAAGGACGTGCCTTCCAAAGACATCAAGCCCCTCCTGGATCCGATCCTTGAGCACTACTCCAAGGAGCGCCTGGATGGGGAGCACTTCGGTGACTTTGTCATCCGCGCTGGTTATGTGGCCGCCACGGTGCAGGGCCCAGACTTCCATAAAAATATCAAGCCTGAAGCCGTCGCGCTGAACAGCTAA
- a CDS encoding diflavin oxidoreductase, translated as MLPEHSPFSPDLRRALDGLMASFTPAQRFWLAGYLSAGDSGAATAVPAPAAAATKLTILYGSESGNSEKLADLSAKDAKKRGFSPTVKNMADIQPADLAKVENLLVIISTWGDGEPPETATAFYKAFMSETLSLPKLRFSVCALGDTSYEKFCQMGKDFDARLESFGAQRIHPRVDCDLQYEKPHRAWLDGALAAFGPAVAAAPAAVVGFAAPAATEHDKTNPFGAELKERVLLNGKGTAKETWHYELSLEGSGLTYEPGDSLGIIPVNAPDMVEGILKAAKLVGTEKASVPDIGSKTLADALREDLDITALSRPVLTKLLELTKSKKLATLLGDGAKDKLKDYLHGRWIMDAIEDFASKGLSPEALVSLLRPLPPRLYSIASSPLAHPDEVHLTVASVRYESFGKQRKGVTSTYLADLVKRGDVVPVYTNQNKNFRLPASGDTPIIMVGPGTGVAPFRAFVEHRAALEQQGKSWLFFGDQRYTYDFLYQTEWQDHLASKALTKLDVAFSRDQPEKIYVQQRMLERAKELYAWLEEGAHFYVCGDATRMAHDVNEALLTVVEKQGGKSREAAEAYIEDLKKAKRYQRDVY; from the coding sequence ATGCTTCCCGAGCACTCCCCTTTTTCCCCTGACCTGCGTCGGGCCCTGGACGGCCTGATGGCGAGTTTCACCCCTGCCCAGCGCTTTTGGCTGGCCGGGTATCTTTCCGCAGGGGACTCCGGCGCTGCCACAGCCGTGCCAGCACCTGCTGCTGCGGCGACGAAGTTGACCATCCTGTATGGCTCGGAGTCGGGAAATTCAGAAAAACTGGCAGACCTGTCCGCGAAGGACGCGAAAAAGCGTGGCTTTTCCCCCACGGTCAAAAACATGGCCGATATCCAGCCTGCCGACCTCGCCAAGGTGGAAAACCTCCTGGTCATCATCAGCACCTGGGGCGATGGCGAGCCGCCTGAGACGGCCACCGCTTTTTACAAGGCCTTCATGAGTGAGACCCTCAGCCTGCCAAAGCTGCGTTTCTCCGTCTGCGCCCTCGGCGACACCTCCTATGAGAAATTTTGCCAGATGGGCAAGGACTTCGATGCCCGCCTGGAAAGCTTCGGGGCCCAGCGCATCCACCCGCGTGTGGACTGCGATCTCCAGTATGAAAAACCGCACCGTGCGTGGTTGGACGGCGCTTTGGCCGCCTTCGGTCCTGCTGTGGCCGCAGCCCCGGCTGCTGTCGTCGGTTTCGCCGCTCCGGCAGCCACCGAGCATGATAAAACGAATCCTTTTGGAGCCGAGCTGAAGGAGCGCGTGCTGTTGAATGGCAAAGGCACGGCCAAGGAAACCTGGCACTATGAGCTTTCCCTGGAAGGTTCCGGCCTCACTTATGAGCCGGGCGATTCCCTGGGGATCATCCCGGTGAATGCCCCCGACATGGTCGAAGGTATCCTCAAAGCGGCCAAGCTGGTCGGCACCGAGAAGGCCAGCGTGCCAGATATCGGCAGCAAAACGCTGGCAGATGCCCTGCGTGAAGACCTGGACATCACCGCGCTTTCCCGCCCGGTGCTGACCAAGCTGCTGGAACTCACCAAGTCCAAGAAACTGGCTACCCTCCTGGGTGACGGTGCCAAGGACAAGCTGAAGGATTACCTGCATGGCCGCTGGATCATGGATGCCATCGAGGACTTTGCCTCCAAGGGCCTGTCCCCTGAGGCGCTGGTTTCCCTCCTTCGTCCGCTGCCGCCGCGCCTGTATTCCATCGCTTCTAGCCCGCTGGCGCATCCAGATGAGGTGCATCTCACGGTCGCCTCCGTGCGCTATGAGTCCTTTGGCAAACAGCGCAAAGGCGTGACATCCACCTACCTGGCTGATCTGGTGAAGCGTGGAGACGTCGTCCCGGTTTACACCAATCAGAACAAAAACTTCCGCCTTCCTGCCTCTGGGGATACCCCCATCATCATGGTAGGCCCAGGCACGGGCGTGGCTCCATTCCGCGCTTTTGTGGAGCACCGCGCCGCGCTGGAGCAGCAGGGCAAATCCTGGCTCTTCTTTGGCGACCAACGCTACACCTACGACTTCCTTTACCAGACCGAGTGGCAGGACCATCTGGCCAGCAAGGCGCTGACCAAGCTGGACGTCGCCTTCTCCCGTGACCAACCTGAGAAGATCTACGTGCAGCAGCGCATGCTGGAGCGCGCCAAGGAGCTCTACGCCTGGCTGGAAGAAGGTGCCCATTTCTATGTGTGTGGTGATGCCACCCGCATGGCCCATGACGTGAACGAAGCCCTCCTCACCGTGGTCGAAAAACAAGGCGGCAAATCCCGCGAAGCGGCTGAGGCCTACATCGAAGACCTCAAGAAAGCGAAGCGCTATCAGCGCGATGTCTATTAA